In the genome of Desulfuromonas sp. DDH964, one region contains:
- a CDS encoding ABC transporter ATP-binding protein yields MECELRLEGVSKRRLDRSGRSVEVLHGLDLEMPTAQLTVIIGPSGSGKSTLARLLNRLEDPTDGRILLRGTELKSLPLLALRRQVGLVPQQPFMFPGSVLDNLQLPFSYRGLPLPTASDDRLRQILARCGLAAELLERDARTLSVGQQQRVSLARTLLPGPAVLVLDEPTSALDRPSGDRLAETLMTICREERLTIVMVSHDLRLAERIADHLVYLEAGRVCEAGTAAQLLQHPASRELRQFLAGTGGGDA; encoded by the coding sequence ATGGAGTGCGAACTTCGCCTTGAAGGGGTAAGCAAGCGCCGCCTCGACCGCTCCGGGCGCTCTGTGGAGGTGCTGCACGGCCTCGACCTCGAGATGCCGACGGCGCAGCTGACCGTCATTATCGGTCCCTCCGGCAGCGGCAAGAGTACCCTCGCCCGCCTCCTCAATCGCCTCGAAGACCCGACCGACGGCAGAATCCTGTTGCGCGGGACGGAGCTGAAGAGCCTGCCGCTGCTGGCGTTGCGGCGCCAGGTCGGCCTGGTGCCGCAGCAACCCTTCATGTTCCCGGGGAGCGTCCTCGACAACCTGCAGCTCCCCTTTTCCTACCGCGGTCTTCCCCTCCCGACCGCCAGCGATGACCGATTGCGCCAAATCCTCGCGCGCTGCGGCCTGGCCGCCGAACTCCTCGAACGGGACGCCCGCACCCTCTCGGTGGGGCAGCAGCAGCGGGTCAGCCTCGCCCGCACCCTGCTGCCAGGTCCAGCCGTTCTCGTCCTTGATGAGCCGACCAGCGCCCTCGATCGCCCCTCCGGTGACCGGCTCGCCGAAACCCTGATGACTATTTGTCGCGAAGAACGGCTCACGATCGTCATGGTCAGCCACGACCTGCGCCTGGCCGAACGGATTGCCGACCACCTGGTCTACCTGGAGGCGGGGCGGGTCTGCGAAGCCGGTACCGCTGCGCAGCTGCTGCAGCATCCGGCCAGTCGCGAACT